Proteins encoded by one window of Porphyrobacter sp. YT40:
- a CDS encoding ETC complex I subunit: MSARIYQKTKHAMQSGKAHTDEWVLEFEQSQARFADPLMGWTGTGDTQSQVRLTFPTKDAAKAYAEKYGIPARVHATPPKRLKLQAYADNFR; the protein is encoded by the coding sequence ATGTCCGCGAGAATTTATCAGAAGACCAAGCACGCGATGCAATCGGGCAAGGCTCACACCGATGAGTGGGTGCTGGAGTTCGAGCAGTCGCAGGCGCGCTTTGCCGATCCCCTGATGGGCTGGACGGGCACGGGCGACACCCAATCGCAGGTGCGCCTGACCTTCCCCACGAAGGACGCGGCCAAGGCCTATGCCGAGAAATACGGCATCCCCGCGCGTGTCCACGCCACGCCGCCAAAGCGGCTGAAGCTGCAGGCCTACGCCGATAATTTCCGTTGA